The sequence TGGCGGTTTCTGTTCCTTTTGCTTATGGCTTGGGGAAAGAACTCTTTTTGATGCGTCAACCGGCTCTATTTTCAGCACTGATTTATTTAACTACCTTGCCTTTAGTACGTCATGGACGGTTAGCCATGCTTGATGGGGCAGTGGTTTGTTTTACAATTGTCTTGATGTGGTCTGTGCTGCGATCGCGCCGAGATTTACGCTGGTGTTTAGCCATTGGCATTAGTTTAAGCCTCATTGGACTCACTAAGGGAATCATTGCACTTCTATTAGGGGGAATTGCTTTTGGATTTATCGCTTGGGATACCCCTCGTTTATTTCGCAGTTTCTATTTTTGGGGCGGACTCCTCCTTGGTGGTTTACCTGTGCTGAGTTGGTATGCCTTGCAAGGGGTTCATTATCATGGTGCATTTTTAGAAACAGCCGTTGTCTCCCAATCTTTCAGCCGTTTTTGGCGTACTGTCGAGAATAACGGTGGTCCTCCTTGGTACTATCTGCAACGATTACTGCACTTTCTCCCTTGGGTCATTTTTGCTCTTTCGGGACTTCATTTGGCATGGCACAATAAAATCTGGAGTTGGTCAAAACTAGTTTTAGTCTGGAGTGGGGTTTATTTTCTCGTCATTACTGTGATGAGCACCAAACTTCCTTGGTATATCCTACCGCTTTATCCAGCGTTAGCCTTAGCAGGGGGGAAAATGTTGACGGAAATTTTCCGTTCTCCTCGCGAAGCTCCCTATCCTCGGGATTGGGGAATTTTACTCCTTTTTTTAGGGGGAGTTAGTTTAGCAGCCAGTGTCTATTTTGGAGTCAGTGAGGAAGGAAATACAGAATTAGTCATTATTACTTTAGCAGTTGCCCTGACAACAGGCATGAGTGGTGCTTTAGTGTTACGGCGCAATCCCCAATTTATAAATATTTTGACGTGGGGAATGTATGTCTCATTACTCTTATTTTTCAGTTCATCTCAGTGGCTGTGGGAATTAAATGAAGCCTACCCCGTTAAACCTGTGGCGATGTTGATTCGTGATCAAGTTCCTGAGAATGCCCCGATTTATACGTCTTTTGACTATGAACGTCCCTCGCTCAACTTTTATGCTCAAAAGCGTGTTTTACCCGCGAAACTAGAGGACTTAAAATATTATTGGGAAAAGGATGCAGGCACTTATTTATTAGTTGATCCAGAGACTCTACAAAAATTATCTTTTAGGGAGGAGTCAAGAGAGCATTATCAAGCTCCTCCTCATTGGCATTTAATTAGCCATCAAAAGCTGAATTAATTTGATTTCTTTAGGCTCTAGCAAGGGTCTTGTTAAGTTACGACTCAAGCTAACCCAACCTAAGCGCTAGGTTACAGTTTTTCTTTGATCGTGGTGACTAATGCGTCGATTTCTTCTTCTGTGGTGAAATAATGGACGCAAGCACGGATGCAGTCTGGATCAGCAAGTGTTCGTAATAAAAATCCCGCCTCTTCTAATTCTGTGACAAAAGATTGGTGAGAAATATGATCTAACTGAAACGAAACTAAACCGGCTTCTGGGGGAGAAGTGCGTAAACAGTTGAGTTGGGATAGACTAGAAAGGCGTTCCCAAAGGATTGCGCTGAGTTGACAAATTTTTTGATAGCGTTCGGTTGGGGTTCCCCATTGATTATGTTGCGCGATCGCGCTAGTTAATCCCATATACTGCGGATAAGCAGATGTCGCCACCTCAAACTTCCGTCCATCTTCTTTGTAACTGACAGGCTTTCCTTGACTATCTGTATTAATCCCACGCCAACCGATAAACGTCGGACGCAGTTCGCCAAAACTCTGCGGAGAAATATACAACCCACCGACACCCGCAGGGCCACATAACCATTTATGTCCCGTAAAGGCATAAAAATCAACCCCTGTCTCTGGTAAGTTTAAGGGGAGTGACCCCACCGATTGCGCTGCATCAACTAAAACAAAAATCCCTTTTTCATGACAAGCACGAGTAATCTCTTGGAGAGGAAGCACTTGTCCTGTATTCCACAACAAATGAGATAAAACGACCAATTTTGTCTTCTCTCGCCAATGGTCTTGAATAACCGCCGTTGGATCGCCTTCATTCAGGGTTTCCATAATCGGACAAAAAGAATACTTAATTCCGAAACGATCGGCTAATTCCTGAACGGTTGCAATAATCCCTGGATGTTCGCAGTCCGTGAGGAGAATATGATCATCTTGCTGCCATTTCAGTCCCCATAACGCTATATTACAGCCAACAGTGACATTTTCTGTCAGAGTAATCGTTTCTGGTGTCGTTCCCACTTCTTCCGCGATGGCTTGACGGGTTTTTGCACTTTCTTCCTGTAACCAACTATTGACACGCTGAGAAAAAGGACCTTCGGATCTAATTCTGTCATATCCTTGCGCGATCGCGCTCCATGTCTGTTCCGATAATGGCCCCTGTCCACCAAAGTTAAAATAGCCTTGTTGAGTCCAACCCATTTTTTCTGTTCAAGCATTTTCCTTTCTTAGCCTAACCGTTCCTTGCCTTAAGATCAAAGCGAGAATGATAACGAGTTACCAAGAGGGGGAGAAGTCTAACTTGATCGATAGAGACAGGGAGAAGGAATGACTAATGACCAATAACAAAGAACAAATAACAAAGAACTAATAACGAATAACAAAGAACGAATAACAAACAACAAATAACAAAGAACTAATAACGAATGCTAATCAGTGATGTTGTCCTTTTAGACTATAAACGTTGTAACCGACGACCATTTTTAAACTTTTATGGAGATTCTAGCCAGCAAGACGCACAACGAGAGTTTCTCCTCAAACTACGAGAAGAAAACAGAAAACAAGTATTAGAAATCCTTGGGAATACGCCTTATCATCAACCTGAAACATCGGTGGAATACTGGGAAGAGAGTGGAAAAGAAACCCTCACTCTCATGGAACAAGGAGTAGAGTGTATTTTAAATGGAGTCTTGTGGCAAACTGGTTTAGCGGGTTGGGATCTGCCGTTTTCAGGATTAAAAACAGTTACTTTATTAGCCTCTCCTAGTTTATTAGTTAAACAACCTGGATCGTCTATTTTTGGCGATTGGCAATATGAAGCGGTGAGTATTAGGTTAGGTCGCCGTCCGAAACCAGAATATAAATTAGTATCCGCTTTTCAAGCCAAATTACTCGCTCTGATTCAAGGCAGTGAGTTAGTCAATCCTCGTTTAATGGTTAAATCTGGCAGTGAATACAATATTAATCTTAGCACTTGGATAGAGCGAATGGAAGAGGTGCTAGTCGCCATTTTAGAAATGCTGCTTTTTCAACAAGAGCCTGAAGTTTTTATCTCCAGACAACGCTGTAATTTATGCCAATGGCAGACTTTTTGTTATAACATTGCTCAAGACCAAGAACATCTTTCTTTACTGCCAGGAGTCACTCCCAGTCGTTACGAAGTGCTGCAAAAATTGGGGTTAACGAACTTAGAAAAACTTGCCCAAGGAGATAGTTTTTTACTCGCGCAAGAACTGGGAAAAGAAATTGCTTTTGACTTAAAAAAACAAGCCCTAGCAACATTCTATCAAAAACCGTTATTAAAATTAGGGTCTCCCGCGTCAGTTTTAGAAACAATTCCTAGTGCAAGGCGAGAAATTTACTTTGATATTGAAGCCGAACCTGAACGAAATTTAGATTATCTCTTAGGGGTTTTAATTGTGGATTATCAAGATAAAACCGAAACATTTTATCCTCTGATTGCAGAAACGCCAGAACAAGAAGCAGAAATCTGGGAACAGTTTTTAGACTTGGTTTTCCTTGATCCCCAAGCACCAATCTTCCATTACTCTAAATATGAAGCAGAAACAATTCGCCGATTAGCGGGACTTTATCGGACTTCACGAAAACAAGAGCAGTTACTCTTAAAACGATTAGTTGATCTCCATGATCGGGTAACGCGGTTTCTGATTCTTCCCACTGAGAATTATTCCCTAAAAACGATCGCGCAGTGGTTAGGGTTTCAATGGCGAGAAACAGGGGTCAGTGGTGAACAATGTGTCTGTTGGTATGATCAATGGTTAAAAACGCGCGATCGCGCTTTATTAGATACGATTATTCGCTATAACGAAGATGATTGTCGGGCTACCTATGAACTCAAATCTTGGCTAGTCAAGTTTCTATCTTTTCATGATCCGAAAACTGAGCAACTCTTGCATCAAATCTAGTTAATATGAATATTTATAAATATTTCTGAATAAATAAGAATCTCGTTACAAGGATTACCAATTTGTCATCAAAAATAATGTTAAATTAAAAATTAAGCAGGGCGTTGGCTGGCACTCAAACCAACACGCTTTGACTCAACGTTGTCCACTGAGCCAAAGGTAATTTACTATGACACTGCCGATTCTTCCATTAGCACTCCTCATTGTTGCTCTTGTGAGCATTTGGAACTATCAACGCACTGCAAATGATATTTATCGGGTTCTCTCTGCTATGATTGCGGTAATTTGTTTAATCTGGGGTTTCGCGATCGCGCATTGGTCAGTTCATTTATTAAGTCTGCTTCTTCTCTATCAATTCAGAACCGTTTCTTTCAATCGCGTTGATTCGGGGAAATAGTTATTAGTCATTAGTCATTAGTCATTAGTCATTAGTCATTAGTCATTAGTCATTAGTCATTAGTCAT comes from Halothece sp. PCC 7418 and encodes:
- a CDS encoding aminotransferase class V-fold PLP-dependent enzyme, which encodes MGWTQQGYFNFGGQGPLSEQTWSAIAQGYDRIRSEGPFSQRVNSWLQEESAKTRQAIAEEVGTTPETITLTENVTVGCNIALWGLKWQQDDHILLTDCEHPGIIATVQELADRFGIKYSFCPIMETLNEGDPTAVIQDHWREKTKLVVLSHLLWNTGQVLPLQEITRACHEKGIFVLVDAAQSVGSLPLNLPETGVDFYAFTGHKWLCGPAGVGGLYISPQSFGELRPTFIGWRGINTDSQGKPVSYKEDGRKFEVATSAYPQYMGLTSAIAQHNQWGTPTERYQKICQLSAILWERLSSLSQLNCLRTSPPEAGLVSFQLDHISHQSFVTELEEAGFLLRTLADPDCIRACVHYFTTEEEIDALVTTIKEKL
- a CDS encoding TM0106 family RecB-like putative nuclease, with amino-acid sequence MLISDVVLLDYKRCNRRPFLNFYGDSSQQDAQREFLLKLREENRKQVLEILGNTPYHQPETSVEYWEESGKETLTLMEQGVECILNGVLWQTGLAGWDLPFSGLKTVTLLASPSLLVKQPGSSIFGDWQYEAVSIRLGRRPKPEYKLVSAFQAKLLALIQGSELVNPRLMVKSGSEYNINLSTWIERMEEVLVAILEMLLFQQEPEVFISRQRCNLCQWQTFCYNIAQDQEHLSLLPGVTPSRYEVLQKLGLTNLEKLAQGDSFLLAQELGKEIAFDLKKQALATFYQKPLLKLGSPASVLETIPSARREIYFDIEAEPERNLDYLLGVLIVDYQDKTETFYPLIAETPEQEAEIWEQFLDLVFLDPQAPIFHYSKYEAETIRRLAGLYRTSRKQEQLLLKRLVDLHDRVTRFLILPTENYSLKTIAQWLGFQWRETGVSGEQCVCWYDQWLKTRDRALLDTIIRYNEDDCRATYELKSWLVKFLSFHDPKTEQLLHQI
- a CDS encoding glycosyltransferase family 39 protein produces the protein MDRQTFAGDDSTNRIRHQNAWTERLLVVALLAAGLLVFTINLGGVALRDWDEGTVAQVAREILQAPENSNRWLFPTLWEQPYLNKPPLIHDLIALCYRWGGVNETTARLPSALLMAVSVPFAYGLGKELFLMRQPALFSALIYLTTLPLVRHGRLAMLDGAVVCFTIVLMWSVLRSRRDLRWCLAIGISLSLIGLTKGIIALLLGGIAFGFIAWDTPRLFRSFYFWGGLLLGGLPVLSWYALQGVHYHGAFLETAVVSQSFSRFWRTVENNGGPPWYYLQRLLHFLPWVIFALSGLHLAWHNKIWSWSKLVLVWSGVYFLVITVMSTKLPWYILPLYPALALAGGKMLTEIFRSPREAPYPRDWGILLLFLGGVSLAASVYFGVSEEGNTELVIITLAVALTTGMSGALVLRRNPQFINILTWGMYVSLLLFFSSSQWLWELNEAYPVKPVAMLIRDQVPENAPIYTSFDYERPSLNFYAQKRVLPAKLEDLKYYWEKDAGTYLLVDPETLQKLSFREESREHYQAPPHWHLISHQKLN